The Edaphobacter flagellatus sequence CTCTCCAGACTGAGCTTCAACCAGATGACGGCGGGAAAGGCTTCGCTGGGTGACGTCGTCAAGGCTTGCGTGAAGCACAACGTTGGGTGGATCGGGCCGTGGCGTCATGCCGTCGGCGTGAATCCGCAAGCCGCAGCACAGTTGATTCGCAGCGCGGGTTTGAAGGTGTCCAGCCTGTGCCGCGGCGGTATGTTTCCTGCTGCTACGGCAGAAGAGCGTCGCCGTCGCATTGAGGACAATCTTCGCGCTATCGATGAGGCTGCAGCGATCGGCACCGATCTTCTGGTGCTCGTCAACGGCCCTGCTCCAGGACGCGATATCGATGGGGCGCGTCAGATGGTTGTTGATGGTATTGCCGCCGTTGCAGGCCATGCGGCGCAGAGCGGAGTACGGCTCGGCGTTGAGCCGCTGCATCCCATGTTTGCCGCTGACCGTAGTGTGGTCGTGACTATGGGGGAGGCGAATGAGATTGCAGCTCGCTTTCCGGCGGGACAGGTTGGCCTGGTCGTCGATGTCTATCACATCTGGTGGGACCCGCAGGTGTATGCAGAGATCGCGAAAGCAGGTGACAGGATATTCGCGTTTCATGTGTCGGACTGGATCGTGCCGACTCCCGATTTTTTGATGGGACGTGGCATGATGGGTGACGGTGTTATCGAGCTGCAGCGTCTACGGGGCGCCGCCGAGCGCGCAGGGTACAAAGGGCCGATTGAGGTTGAGATTTTCAATGAGGCGCTCTGGGCTCGGCCGGCGGATGAGATCGTTGGGCTTGTGGCGGAACGCTTTCAGGAGTTTGTCTGAAAAGCCGGCCGTACGAATCCCTAGACGTGATAGAGATTAGGACATGAGAGCGCGATGGTCTGAACGGGTGGCAGTTTTGCTTCTTCTGTTGGCTGTAGTTCTGCCGGCAGTGTCGCAGACAAAGCGGACGGCTTTTCCGGCAGTCGTCATGGCTCCGGTTCAGGCTAGATTTCAGCCTGCTCCTGTCAGGGTCGACAATCGATCCATCATTGAAATCTCCTGGGGCTTTGGCAGTATCAGCCCTGAGGTTCGCGCCCGGGCGATCTCTGAGCGGCTCGACAAGCTTGCGCGGGATACATCGCAAGCCGTCCATTTCACCATCAATGAGACGGACACGAGCACGGACATTATGGAGGACGACCTCGTCATCGCATCGGTCTTCGATGGCGATGCGGCTGCTGCGGGTGTCTCACGGACTGCGCTTGCGAACCAGTGGCTGACGGCGCTGAGTGGAGCGGTCAATCAGTATCGCGCCGAGCACAGTCGCGAGCGACTGCTGTTGCGTATTGGACTGACGGTTCTGGTGCTTGTCGTGACGCTGGCTCTATTGTGGCTGCTGGTGCCGCTTACGCGCTGGCTCGCAGATGTAACGGCGCGTTCGGTCTTCGACCGGCTGGCTCACTCTCGCCGTCAGAGCTGGTCTTTGATCGATACGAAGGAGCTGAATGGCTTGCTTCGGCTTGTCTTCAGGACAGTGCGCCTGGCGGCTTCGGTCTTCGTTCTCTATCTTGCGTTCCAGATTTTGTTTTCTCTCTTTCCGCAGACTCGCCCGCTTGGCGAACGGATGCTCGATGGCGTTTTGCGGCCCGCGGAGCAGTTCGGACGGGCGGCGTGGAACAGTGCTCCTTCGCTGGTCTTCATTCTGATCATCGCGCTGGTCTGTCGTTATGTTCTGCATCTTGTCTCCTTTGCTTTTGCCCGCATTGGCGAAGGGCAAGTACGCATTGAAGGCTTCAGGCCGCAGTGGGCACCAGTCACGTCCAGGCTGGTGAGTCTTGCGCTGATTCTGCTGGCTGTTCTGATTGCTTATCCATATATTCCCGGGTCGGAGTCGGCGGCGTTCAAGGGCTTTTCGCTCTTTCTCGGAGTGCTGGTCTCGCTGGGATCGACGGGCATGGTTGCGAATGTTTTCAACGGCATTGTGCTGACGTATATGGACTCGTTTCAGACAGGCGATTTTATCCAGATCGGCGAGACGCAGGGATATGTAGAGTCGACTTCTTTGTTTGTTACGAGGCTGCGTACGCGACAGCAGCGGGTTGTGACGATTCCAAATGCTCAGGTGCTGAGCAGCCAGATTACGAACTTCAGTACGGCGGCGACGAACTCGCTGACGCTTTCGACGACTGCGGGTATCGGTTATGACACGCCGTGGCGACAGGTGGAGGCGATGTTGCTGGGCGCGGCGCGGAATACGCGGACGGTGCGCCAGACGCCGCCTCCGTTCGTGCTTGAGGTGTCGTTGAACTCGTTCGATATCACTTATGAGCTGACTGTCTTTCTGACGGGTGAGGTTCCGATTAATGTTGTGCGGGCTGAGCTCAACCGCAACATTCTGGATGAGTTCAATCAGTACGGTGTGCAGATTATGACGCCGTCGTATGTGGCTGATCCGGCCAAGCCTGCGGTTGTGGCTCCGGAGAACTGGTTTGCGGAGCCTTCGGAGAAGCCGGCTGCAAGTGAAAAGAAGCCCGATTTGCAGCCGTAATCGATGCAATTTGTGTCGATGCGTTTTACCATAGAGAGATGAGCGAAGTTCTGGAGCAGCAAGCGAACGCAGGGGCGGGGCACGCCCAAAAGTACACGCGGAACAATCCGTACCAGTCGAATGTCAATGTCAACTACCTTCTGACGGCTGAGGGTTCGGAGAAGGAGACGCGTCACGTCGAGCTGGCGGTTGAAGCGGGCATGACGTATACGCCGGGCGACGCGGTTGGCATTATTCCGGAGAACCGTCCTGAGGCGGTCGCGGATGTGCTGAAGGCGCTGAGTTATAAGGGTGACGAGCGCGTTCTGGACCACTACAAGGTTGAGATCTCGCTGGAAGAGGCGCTGCGCACGCGTCTTGGAATCGGCAAGCTGGCGCGCGGCAGCGTGGGACAGTATGCAAAGCTGGCTCCGAACGTCGAAGGGCTTCAGGTTCTGACCGGGCCTGACAATCGCGCCCGCGCTGAGGAGTATTGCTGGGGCCGTGAGTTTGTCGATCTGGCTACGGATTTTCCCGGCGTGATCACCGATCCGCAGCAGTTGTTCAACGTGCTGCAGCGCCTGACGCCGCGCATGTACTCGATCTCGTCGAGCCAGAAGGTTCATCCTGACAGCGTGCACACGACAGTGCGCGTGATTCGTTACGATTCGCACGGACGCGAGCGGCAGGGTGTGGCGAGCGGACATATTGGCGATCGCGCGGGTGAGGGAACGGTGATGCCAATCTTCCTGCACTCGAACAACAACTTCCGCTTACCGGAGGACTCGAATGCTCCGGTGATCATGATCGGGCCGGGAACCGGTATCGCGCCGTTCCGCGCGTTTCTTGAGGAGCGCGAGGCGACGGGCGCGAAGGGCAAGAACTGGCTGTTCTTCGGCGAGCAGCGCGAGAAGATGGACTTTCTGTATAAGGACCAGCTTCTGGGCATGGTGAACAAGGGCGTACTGACGCATCTGCATACCGCGTTTTCGCGCGACCAGCACAACAAGGTATATGTGCAGGACCGTATTCAGGAGAACGCCAAAGAGGTGTTCGACTGGCTGGAGCAGGGCGCTTACTTCTATGTTTGCGGCGATGCGACGCGCATGGCAAAGGACGTAGAGAATGCTCTGCTGGATGCGATTGCGAAGGGCTCAAACGGCACGCTGGAACATGCTGCCGAGTACCTGGCGACGATGAAGAAGCAGAAGCGCTATCAGCGCGACGTGTATTAGGCTCTGACCCCTCCCCCCAGGGGGTGGTTGGGAAAGTTGAATGGTTTCAATGTCTTGCGAGATTTCAACAAGGCAAAATATTGAAATCAGAGGCTTTAAGCCTAAAAATATAGATTCCAAACGAGTTAGCCCCGCTATGAAAAGACGGGGCTAACTCGTTTCTTTTGCGATCTGTATTAAGTTTAGCAAATCGGGCTGGGTGAATCGGCAGATTTTTTGACCTCTATTTCCTTTGGATTGTTGAGGTTGTGATTTAAGGGGGCTTGACTTAAATTCCTGACCCGATCATCCGGTGATGAGTGCGTTAGGGCTGAAGCCATCCTTTGGCAAGCAAGGCTGGAATGTGAATCTTGACAATCGATAGTCGAATGTCTACTATCGCCCTCTATCGAGGGTCGGATGTCTACCATGGATAAGAATATGCAGCAGCGTGCGAACGTACTCCAGGGAACTCTGGACATGCTCATTCTGCGAACACTTGTTTACGGCCCAGCTCATGGTCGTGAGATTGGCAAGCATATTCAGCGGACCACCAACGACTTCCTTCAAATGCAGCATGGCTCTCTCTATCCTGCGCTGCACCGTCTGGAAGCAAAGGGATGGGTTGTTTCCAAATGGGAGACGGCGCCTGATCGCAATCGGGAATTCAAGTATTACCGGCTTACCGAAAAAGGCAGAAAACAGCTTGTAATCGAAGAATCGCAGTGGAAGCAGATGGCCGAAGCTGTGGCGCGCGTCATGTGGCCCGCCGGTGAGGAGAGCTGAGATGAGATGGTGGGAGATCAGGAAACGGGATGCAGACCTACAGCGGGAACTAGACTCTGACCTCGAACTGGAAATGGAAGAGCAGCGGGAACGCGGCCTATCACCAGAAGAAGCCCGCCTCGCCGCCCTGCGTGCCTTCGGCAATCCGACACTTATTCGCGAGCAAAGTCATCTCGCCTGGGGCCTGGAATGGCTGGAAAGCTTTCTGAAGGATGTCGCCTACGGCATGCGCTCCCTGCTCCGCAGCCCCGCCCTCACCGCCGTCGCCGTGCTTTCGCTTGGCCTCGGCATCGGCGCCAACACTGCCATCTTCAGCTTTCTTGACGCAATCCTGCTCCGCAACCTGCCTGTCCAGCAGCCTTCGCAACTCGTCCTTCTTGGCACGGGCGCCTGGAGCGGAATATCAGATTCCTGGGCGATCACTGAGCTCCATTCCTATCCGTTCTACCGCGATCTGCAGAAGGACAACACTGTCTTCAGCGACACGGCTGCTGTTTTAAGCATGACGAACCCGGTCTTCGGCACAGTCGACCACCGCGACCACACCGAGCCGATGAAGGTTCAGCTCGTCTCGGGCACCTACTTTCCCACGCTCGGGGTCTGCCCGCTGATGGGCCGTCTTTTCACCGATGAAGACGACAACACCGAAGGCAACCATCCCGTCGCCGTCGTCAGCTACGCCTGGTGGGCCGGCAGTCTCTTCCGCGATCCGCAAGTCCTCAACCGCAAACTCAAACTCGGCGACACCACCTTCGACATCGTTGGGGTCGCTCCTCAGGAATTCTTCGGGACTACCGTTGGTCAGCAGCCCGATATCTGGGTCCCGATGTCGATGATCGCTTCAGTCCCACCAAACTGGGGCAGCTATACCGACAAGCGCAGCGAATCGCTTTACGTCTTTGGCCGACTCAAACCCGGTGTCTCGCTCGATCAGGCAACTTCCAACATCAATCTCGTCTTCCACCAGATCTGGCTTAGCTATCGCAATGAGCATGTCACCCAGCAAGACCTCGCCGACCTCCAAAAAACTCAAATCCCCCTTACGCCCATGGAGAAAGGACTCTCAGGCCTACGTCGCGAGTACTCCCAGCCTCTGAAGGTCCTCATCTCGCTGACCGGAATTGTTCTCCTCATCGCCTGCGCCAACATCGCAAACCTTCTCCTCGCCCGCTCCACCGTCCGTGTCCGCGAATTCGCCGTCCGTCAGGCTCTTGGCGCAAAACGCTCCCGTCTCATTCGCCAACTCCTCACCGAATCCCTTTTGCTCGCCGCTGCAGGTGGCGCACTCGGCATTGTCTTCGCAGGTCTCGCTGATCGCATTCTGCTCCACATGATCTCCGGCGGTCCCGATACCGTTCCACTCGATGTCTCCATCCATACCAACGTCCTGCTTTTCACGATCGCAGTCAGCGTATTCACCGCCCTTCTCTTCGGAACTCTCCCAGCTCTTCGCGCTACCAGGCTCGAGCTCACCGAATCTCTCAAAGACGGTCGCAACGCCAACAGTGGCTCTCCAAAAACGCCGCTCGCCAATGGCCTCATCATCACGCAGGTCGCCTTCTCGCTCGTCCTTCTGGTTGGCGCGGTTCTCTTCGTCCACAGCCTTATCAATCTCAACGAGGTCGATACCGGCTTCAACCGCGAAAATACCCTTGTCATCAACCTCGATCCCAGTTCCATCGGGTACAAGGATTTTGAACCCCGGCTCAACACCCTCTATCAGCAGATTGAGCAACGCGTTGCTGCCATCCACGGCATTACCTCTGCCAGCTTTGCCATGATCACTTTCAATCAGGGCGCCTGGACCAATTCCGTCATCATCCCAGGCATTGATCCGAGCCTTTCCCACAACATCATCCAGAATGTTGTCGGCAACGATTACTTCAAGGCGATGCAGATCCCACTCATCGCCGGCCGCTCCTTTGGCCCGCAGGACACATCCACCTCGCAAAAAGTCACCATCATCAGCGAGAGCTTTGCCAAAAAATTTTTCCCCAACACAAATCCCATCGGCCACCACTTTGCCATTGGCGCTGACCAAGATATTTCCCAGTACGACATGGAGATCATCGGCATCGCCAAAGACGTAAA is a genomic window containing:
- a CDS encoding mechanosensitive ion channel family protein, whose translation is MRARWSERVAVLLLLLAVVLPAVSQTKRTAFPAVVMAPVQARFQPAPVRVDNRSIIEISWGFGSISPEVRARAISERLDKLARDTSQAVHFTINETDTSTDIMEDDLVIASVFDGDAAAAGVSRTALANQWLTALSGAVNQYRAEHSRERLLLRIGLTVLVLVVTLALLWLLVPLTRWLADVTARSVFDRLAHSRRQSWSLIDTKELNGLLRLVFRTVRLAASVFVLYLAFQILFSLFPQTRPLGERMLDGVLRPAEQFGRAAWNSAPSLVFILIIALVCRYVLHLVSFAFARIGEGQVRIEGFRPQWAPVTSRLVSLALILLAVLIAYPYIPGSESAAFKGFSLFLGVLVSLGSTGMVANVFNGIVLTYMDSFQTGDFIQIGETQGYVESTSLFVTRLRTRQQRVVTIPNAQVLSSQITNFSTAATNSLTLSTTAGIGYDTPWRQVEAMLLGAARNTRTVRQTPPPFVLEVSLNSFDITYELTVFLTGEVPINVVRAELNRNILDEFNQYGVQIMTPSYVADPAKPAVVAPENWFAEPSEKPAASEKKPDLQP
- a CDS encoding PadR family transcriptional regulator — its product is MDKNMQQRANVLQGTLDMLILRTLVYGPAHGREIGKHIQRTTNDFLQMQHGSLYPALHRLEAKGWVVSKWETAPDRNREFKYYRLTEKGRKQLVIEESQWKQMAEAVARVMWPAGEES
- a CDS encoding diflavin oxidoreductase, with the translated sequence MSEVLEQQANAGAGHAQKYTRNNPYQSNVNVNYLLTAEGSEKETRHVELAVEAGMTYTPGDAVGIIPENRPEAVADVLKALSYKGDERVLDHYKVEISLEEALRTRLGIGKLARGSVGQYAKLAPNVEGLQVLTGPDNRARAEEYCWGREFVDLATDFPGVITDPQQLFNVLQRLTPRMYSISSSQKVHPDSVHTTVRVIRYDSHGRERQGVASGHIGDRAGEGTVMPIFLHSNNNFRLPEDSNAPVIMIGPGTGIAPFRAFLEEREATGAKGKNWLFFGEQREKMDFLYKDQLLGMVNKGVLTHLHTAFSRDQHNKVYVQDRIQENAKEVFDWLEQGAYFYVCGDATRMAKDVENALLDAIAKGSNGTLEHAAEYLATMKKQKRYQRDVY
- a CDS encoding sugar phosphate isomerase/epimerase family protein, yielding MADLSRLSFNQMTAGKASLGDVVKACVKHNVGWIGPWRHAVGVNPQAAAQLIRSAGLKVSSLCRGGMFPAATAEERRRRIEDNLRAIDEAAAIGTDLLVLVNGPAPGRDIDGARQMVVDGIAAVAGHAAQSGVRLGVEPLHPMFAADRSVVVTMGEANEIAARFPAGQVGLVVDVYHIWWDPQVYAEIAKAGDRIFAFHVSDWIVPTPDFLMGRGMMGDGVIELQRLRGAAERAGYKGPIEVEIFNEALWARPADEIVGLVAERFQEFV
- a CDS encoding ABC transporter permease; protein product: MRWWEIRKRDADLQRELDSDLELEMEEQRERGLSPEEARLAALRAFGNPTLIREQSHLAWGLEWLESFLKDVAYGMRSLLRSPALTAVAVLSLGLGIGANTAIFSFLDAILLRNLPVQQPSQLVLLGTGAWSGISDSWAITELHSYPFYRDLQKDNTVFSDTAAVLSMTNPVFGTVDHRDHTEPMKVQLVSGTYFPTLGVCPLMGRLFTDEDDNTEGNHPVAVVSYAWWAGSLFRDPQVLNRKLKLGDTTFDIVGVAPQEFFGTTVGQQPDIWVPMSMIASVPPNWGSYTDKRSESLYVFGRLKPGVSLDQATSNINLVFHQIWLSYRNEHVTQQDLADLQKTQIPLTPMEKGLSGLRREYSQPLKVLISLTGIVLLIACANIANLLLARSTVRVREFAVRQALGAKRSRLIRQLLTESLLLAAAGGALGIVFAGLADRILLHMISGGPDTVPLDVSIHTNVLLFTIAVSVFTALLFGTLPALRATRLELTESLKDGRNANSGSPKTPLANGLIITQVAFSLVLLVGAVLFVHSLINLNEVDTGFNRENTLVINLDPSSIGYKDFEPRLNTLYQQIEQRVAAIHGITSASFAMITFNQGAWTNSVIIPGIDPSLSHNIIQNVVGNDYFKAMQIPLIAGRSFGPQDTSTSQKVTIISESFAKKFFPNTNPIGHHFAIGADQDISQYDMEIIGIAKDVKSQGLKEGRIASDYLPYVQRPRYLHNLVVRYTGDSTMVSSAVQTAIRSIDRTLPITGVSSLDEQVTGSITQQRTVAQLSTFFGLLAVFLSCIGIYGLMSYMVSRRTNEIGIRMALGAERSNVSWLIMREIMLLVAIGVVIGVPVTLAGSRLVTNMLFGIQGADTITLIASVAALLLVGLISGYLPARRASQVDPMIALRYE